In Candidatus Effluviviaceae Genus V sp., a genomic segment contains:
- a CDS encoding TonB-dependent receptor yields the protein MRLPRPMSRERGSARTIAVALLLLLVAAAPALGQQGTGKIAGTVYDAETGNPLAFANVSVVGTGYGSACNQQGEFLIDLVPVGTYVVQASFIGYEQQKITDVVIEQDRTTEIEFNLQPTVFEAEEVVVEAERPMIETEDTTTRRGMDEEEVKVRPINTVQEAIATQPGVIVHEGEIHVRGGRSSEVKMYVDGIAITDGASGTGNLEVSLSSLSEFELLSGGFDAEYGNVQSGVINLQTREGGRDFSGEIKYMTDDYGAPERTYDNFDNISFGMGGPLFTEKFRYYVSGEGKFSDTYLKTNEVREQHELPFGITFRERQSMLGSGQAKLSWFVTPTKKMTAEFLYSQTVRDFYSHSYSREGYWSQEYEDWSHVALDTTYKYYNAAEHTPHRETEFTQRKVVWRDNVSPTTFYTVKFARFDTEENYWLYEDPNDYWWEPYLPGGRVTDPDSDGDLNPEPGYYRVWGDNLSWSKQVTSATTFKADLTNQASETHQMKTGVEVVYNELDVKRLDFGHLLSLVGSPSDTLAEDFQFFDWDRALNTDERYQHNFFKGFPSHGAMYVQDRMRYEGMIVRAGLRLDWSDPGPSSSVGERQIWRERVDAVLSPRLGIAHPISDRDALHFHYGRFYQMPRLTAYYEAGENLDRASAGSIIGYSGLDPEVTTSYQFGAEHQFSKNLAMDVTGFYKDIFGLLATEEYDRGTTEGTVYTYVNKDYASVRGIEFKLNKRFSNFFSGNFTYTWLQATGVSSDENAGARAEAEGLPRQPLKEIPLDWDERHTVTGFLFISDPGNWEVTFDYNYGSGTPYTPVVLGQKEVEPEEVNSGRKPSHQILNLRGTKKYQLYGQEFRLFFEALNVFDKRNIVGLGTYGAEYYTMTGELGGAYVETDAEGRERLEPLNDPSVYQEGRLIRIGVAFDW from the coding sequence ATGAGACTACCGAGACCGATGTCCCGGGAGCGTGGCTCTGCACGCACCATCGCCGTTGCTCTGCTGCTTCTGCTCGTGGCGGCGGCGCCGGCGCTCGGACAGCAGGGGACCGGCAAGATCGCCGGTACGGTGTACGACGCGGAGACCGGGAACCCGCTCGCCTTCGCCAACGTCTCTGTCGTGGGGACGGGATACGGGAGCGCCTGCAACCAGCAGGGCGAGTTCCTCATCGACCTCGTGCCCGTCGGCACGTACGTCGTGCAGGCGTCATTCATCGGATACGAGCAGCAGAAGATCACGGACGTCGTGATCGAACAGGATCGGACGACCGAGATCGAGTTCAACCTCCAGCCGACCGTCTTCGAGGCCGAGGAGGTCGTCGTCGAGGCTGAGCGCCCGATGATCGAAACCGAGGACACGACGACCCGGCGCGGCATGGACGAGGAAGAGGTCAAGGTCCGTCCGATCAACACGGTCCAGGAGGCGATCGCCACCCAGCCCGGTGTTATCGTCCACGAGGGCGAGATCCACGTCCGCGGCGGACGAAGCTCCGAGGTGAAGATGTACGTCGATGGTATCGCGATCACCGACGGTGCGAGCGGCACGGGCAACCTCGAGGTCAGCCTGTCGTCGCTCTCCGAGTTCGAGCTTCTCTCCGGCGGCTTCGACGCCGAGTACGGCAACGTGCAGTCCGGCGTCATCAACCTCCAGACGCGAGAGGGCGGCCGCGATTTCTCGGGCGAGATCAAGTACATGACCGACGACTACGGAGCGCCCGAGCGGACCTACGACAACTTCGACAACATCTCCTTCGGCATGGGCGGTCCGCTCTTCACCGAGAAGTTCCGCTACTACGTCTCGGGTGAGGGCAAGTTCTCCGACACGTATCTCAAAACGAACGAGGTCAGGGAGCAGCACGAGCTGCCGTTCGGCATCACGTTCCGCGAGCGCCAGTCGATGCTGGGCTCCGGCCAGGCGAAGCTCTCCTGGTTCGTGACGCCGACGAAGAAGATGACGGCGGAGTTCCTCTACTCGCAGACCGTGCGGGACTTCTACAGCCACAGCTACTCGAGAGAGGGGTACTGGTCCCAGGAGTATGAGGACTGGTCGCACGTCGCGCTCGACACGACCTACAAGTACTACAACGCCGCCGAACACACGCCTCACCGGGAGACCGAGTTCACCCAGCGGAAGGTCGTGTGGCGCGACAACGTGTCGCCGACCACGTTCTACACGGTCAAGTTCGCCCGGTTCGACACCGAGGAGAACTACTGGCTGTACGAGGATCCGAACGACTACTGGTGGGAGCCCTATCTGCCGGGCGGCAGGGTCACCGACCCCGATTCGGACGGCGACCTGAACCCGGAGCCCGGGTATTACCGGGTGTGGGGCGACAACCTGTCCTGGTCGAAGCAGGTCACCAGTGCGACGACCTTCAAGGCGGATCTGACGAACCAGGCGAGCGAGACGCATCAGATGAAGACCGGTGTCGAGGTCGTCTACAACGAGCTCGACGTCAAGAGACTCGACTTCGGTCATCTTCTGTCGCTTGTCGGCAGTCCGTCCGATACGCTCGCCGAGGACTTCCAGTTCTTCGATTGGGACCGCGCGCTCAACACCGACGAGCGCTACCAGCACAACTTCTTCAAGGGCTTCCCGAGCCACGGTGCGATGTATGTGCAGGACAGGATGCGCTACGAGGGTATGATCGTCCGAGCGGGGCTGAGACTCGACTGGTCCGACCCGGGCCCCTCGTCCAGCGTCGGCGAGCGTCAGATCTGGCGCGAGCGTGTGGACGCCGTGCTCTCGCCGAGACTCGGCATCGCGCACCCGATCAGTGACCGCGACGCGCTCCACTTCCATTACGGGCGCTTCTACCAGATGCCGCGTCTCACGGCCTACTACGAGGCGGGGGAGAATCTCGACCGCGCGTCGGCCGGGAGCATCATCGGGTACTCGGGTCTCGACCCCGAGGTCACGACCTCGTACCAGTTCGGCGCGGAACATCAGTTCTCGAAGAACCTGGCGATGGACGTGACGGGCTTTTACAAGGACATCTTCGGCCTTCTGGCGACCGAGGAGTACGACCGCGGTACGACCGAGGGTACGGTCTACACGTACGTCAACAAGGACTACGCCTCGGTCCGGGGCATCGAGTTCAAGCTGAACAAGCGGTTCTCGAACTTCTTCTCGGGCAACTTCACCTACACCTGGCTGCAGGCCACCGGCGTGTCGTCCGACGAGAACGCGGGCGCCAGAGCCGAGGCAGAGGGTCTGCCGCGACAGCCCCTGAAGGAGATCCCGCTTGACTGGGACGAGCGGCACACCGTGACCGGCTTCCTCTTCATCAGCGACCCGGGCAACTGGGAGGTCACGTTCGACTACAACTACGGCAGCGGAACGCCGTATACGCCTGTCGTTCTGGGTCAGAAGGAGGTCGAGCCCGAGGAGGTCAACTCCGGACGCAAGCCCTCCCATCAGATCCTGAACCTGCGAGGAACGAAGAAGTACCAGCTCTACGGTCAGGAGTTCCGGCTGTTCTTCGAGGCGCTGAACGTCTTCGACAAGAGGAACATCGTCGGCCTGGGTACCTACGGTGCCGAGTACTACACGATGACCGGAGAGCTGGGCGGAGCCTACGTCGAGACCGACGCGGAGGGACGTGAGCGTCTCGAGCCTCTGAACGACCCGTCCGTCTACCAGGAGGGTCGACTCATCCGCATCGGTGTCGCTTTCGACTGGTAG
- a CDS encoding PorV/PorQ family protein, with the protein MRRFYVIAGVLLAFLLVCASTASASGVGTHLAAFLEVDGGTRQIGMGGAFTGLADDANCVFYNPAGLMFLEGSQINISHSTWPAGVSYQHLSYGFRHSYIPGVFAMSWTIMQMPPYKEKTEYYDPDSEFGIGIIDNVDAGDMCWGGTYCWEFSDRLAAATTIKYYHLALADAFCEGMAADFGVLWDTRMRNLRLGAAVMNVGPENRWANTGSETNFGENFSLPMNYRVGASMRVYDVVTHRVVVAGDYRYTANGMSRINMGTEYTFHTGPIYVYGRLGYRLGYDEEGLTAGFGVHFPTSQEVDSRVDYAYLPHDNLDASHRIAVSFMF; encoded by the coding sequence TTGCGCAGGTTCTATGTGATCGCGGGCGTGCTGCTTGCGTTTCTCCTCGTGTGCGCGTCGACAGCGAGCGCATCCGGCGTCGGCACGCACCTCGCCGCGTTCCTCGAGGTCGACGGCGGGACGAGACAGATCGGCATGGGGGGCGCGTTCACCGGGCTCGCCGACGATGCCAACTGCGTCTTCTACAACCCCGCCGGACTCATGTTCCTCGAGGGCAGCCAGATCAACATCTCGCACTCGACCTGGCCGGCCGGCGTGTCCTATCAGCACCTGAGCTACGGTTTCAGGCACAGCTACATCCCCGGCGTCTTCGCCATGAGCTGGACCATCATGCAGATGCCGCCCTATAAGGAGAAGACGGAGTACTACGACCCCGACAGCGAGTTCGGCATCGGGATCATCGACAACGTGGACGCGGGCGACATGTGCTGGGGCGGGACCTACTGCTGGGAGTTCAGCGACCGCCTGGCCGCCGCGACGACCATCAAGTACTACCATCTGGCGCTGGCCGACGCGTTCTGTGAGGGAATGGCCGCCGACTTCGGCGTCCTGTGGGACACGCGCATGAGGAACCTCAGGCTCGGCGCCGCCGTGATGAACGTCGGGCCGGAGAACCGCTGGGCCAATACCGGGTCCGAGACGAACTTCGGTGAGAACTTCTCGCTGCCGATGAACTACCGGGTCGGCGCGTCAATGAGGGTCTACGACGTCGTCACGCACAGGGTCGTCGTTGCCGGCGACTACCGCTACACCGCCAACGGCATGAGCCGCATCAACATGGGGACCGAGTACACGTTCCACACCGGTCCCATCTACGTGTACGGTCGTCTCGGCTACAGGCTCGGGTACGATGAGGAGGGGCTGACCGCGGGGTTCGGCGTGCACTTCCCGACGAGCCAGGAGGTCGACTCACGGGTCGACTACGCGTATCTCCCGCATGATAATCTCGACGCCTCGCACCGTATCGCGGTCTCGTTCATGTTCTAG
- a CDS encoding PorV/PorQ family protein gives MTKRLLVTLVVVGLLAGPASAVEIFEKVGTVGFQFLEIGAGPRGTAMGEAMVAATEGVESLYWNPAGLRTVTTRTALFTYGTWPGDITHQFAGFAMRPGFIPGIVGVSVTSLQMDSMPILTADNPDGVGVDFQPSDFAVGLTYTRILTDRFAAGGTLRWFHSGLGDLSALGVEGLEDYSVDGFVGDFGTLYDTGFRSLRIGLCIQNMGADATYIDEPVPVPTTFKFGVSMDVIDDANQTVTVAAEFRHPSDTSEKVNVGAEYTLNRRYYLRAGYKMNYDEESFTAGAGARLTIGGVGRVGVDYSYTDFGLLGGVHRVGATVEF, from the coding sequence TTGACTAAGAGACTGCTTGTAACCCTCGTCGTCGTGGGGCTCCTTGCAGGGCCGGCTTCGGCGGTGGAGATTTTTGAGAAGGTCGGGACGGTCGGATTCCAGTTCCTTGAAATCGGGGCGGGACCGCGTGGTACGGCGATGGGCGAGGCGATGGTCGCCGCAACCGAGGGCGTGGAATCGCTCTACTGGAATCCTGCCGGTCTCAGGACTGTCACGACACGGACGGCTCTCTTCACCTACGGGACGTGGCCCGGCGACATCACGCATCAGTTTGCGGGATTCGCAATGCGTCCCGGCTTCATCCCGGGTATCGTCGGTGTGAGCGTGACGTCACTGCAGATGGACTCGATGCCGATACTCACGGCCGATAATCCCGACGGTGTGGGCGTCGATTTTCAGCCGTCGGATTTCGCGGTCGGACTGACCTACACCCGGATCCTGACCGACCGGTTCGCCGCAGGCGGTACCCTGAGATGGTTCCACTCGGGGCTGGGCGATCTCTCGGCGCTCGGTGTCGAGGGGCTCGAGGACTACTCAGTCGACGGTTTCGTCGGCGACTTCGGCACGCTCTACGATACCGGCTTCCGGTCACTGAGGATCGGACTCTGCATCCAGAACATGGGCGCCGACGCGACGTACATCGATGAGCCGGTGCCTGTCCCGACGACGTTCAAGTTCGGTGTGTCGATGGACGTGATCGACGACGCGAACCAGACCGTCACGGTGGCGGCCGAGTTTCGCCACCCGTCGGACACGTCGGAGAAGGTCAACGTCGGTGCCGAGTACACGCTGAACAGGCGGTACTACCTGCGTGCCGGTTACAAGATGAACTACGACGAGGAGAGCTTCACCGCTGGCGCGGGCGCCAGATTGACCATCGGCGGCGTCGGGCGTGTAGGGGTCGATTACAGCTACACCGACTTCGGACTCCTCGGAGGCGTCCACAGAGTGGGCGCCACGGTGGAGTTCTAG